In a single window of the Thermus amyloliquefaciens genome:
- a CDS encoding thiamine ABC transporter substrate-binding protein produces the protein MLRLLALLALLAFGFAQEITVLTHSSFSLDKGLIARFERETGLRLRFLKGGDAGETLNRAILTKGAPIADVIYGFDNTFLSRALEADILLPYRSPEVRNLKATLLLDPTFRALPVDYGWVSLNYDRAYFKERPLPKVPQDLARPEYARLLVVQNPATSSPGLAFLMATVARFGEDGYLDFWAKLRDGGVRVAKGWSEAYYTHFTLYKGDRPLVVSYTTSPAAEVYYSEGKYQEPPTGNLFPELAFFQVEFVGILKGTKNLEGARKVVDWLLSKPVQENIPTEMWMYPARRDAGLPEVFRFAPEPLGSVRMDPKAMAQHRERWIEEWTKVVLQGQSPEAVRKGRR, from the coding sequence ATGTTGCGCCTTTTGGCCTTGCTGGCCCTTTTGGCCTTCGGCTTCGCCCAGGAGATCACCGTTCTCACCCACAGCAGCTTTTCCTTGGACAAGGGGCTCATCGCCCGGTTTGAGCGGGAGACGGGCCTGAGGCTCCGCTTCCTCAAGGGAGGGGATGCGGGGGAGACCCTGAACCGGGCCATCCTCACCAAGGGGGCCCCCATCGCCGATGTGATCTATGGCTTTGACAACACCTTCCTCTCCCGGGCCCTCGAGGCGGACATCCTCCTCCCCTACCGCAGCCCCGAGGTCCGGAACCTGAAGGCCACCTTGCTTCTGGACCCCACCTTCCGCGCCCTGCCCGTGGACTACGGCTGGGTGAGCCTGAACTACGACCGGGCCTACTTCAAGGAGCGGCCCCTGCCCAAGGTGCCCCAGGACCTGGCCCGGCCCGAGTACGCCCGGCTTTTGGTGGTGCAAAACCCCGCCACCAGCTCCCCGGGCCTGGCCTTCCTCATGGCCACCGTGGCCCGCTTTGGGGAGGACGGCTACCTGGACTTCTGGGCCAAGCTCCGGGATGGGGGGGTGCGGGTGGCCAAGGGCTGGAGCGAGGCCTACTACACCCACTTCACCCTCTACAAGGGGGATAGGCCCCTGGTGGTCTCCTACACCACCAGCCCCGCCGCCGAGGTCTACTACTCCGAGGGCAAGTACCAAGAGCCCCCCACGGGGAACCTCTTCCCCGAGCTGGCCTTCTTCCAGGTGGAGTTCGTGGGGATCCTGAAGGGCACCAAGAACCTGGAAGGGGCCAGGAAGGTGGTGGACTGGCTCCTCTCCAAGCCGGTGCAGGAGAACATCCCCACGGAGATGTGGATGTACCCCGCCCGCCGGGATGCGGGGCTCCCCGAGGTCTTCCGCTTCGCCCCCGAGCCCCTGGGGAGCGTGCGCATGGACCCCAAGGCCATGGCCCAGCACCGGGAACGCTGGATTGAGGAGTGGACCAAGGTGGTCCTCCAGGGGCAAAGCCCGGAGGCGGTGCGCAAGGGGCGGCGGTGA
- a CDS encoding alpha/beta fold hydrolase gives MREEIGYIPVGEAELYVEDVGDEHAPAILVLHGGPGGNAYALREGLQDYLEGFRVIYFDQRGSGRSLELPQDPRLFTLDALVEDTLALAEALGVERFHLLAHGFGALVALELLRRYPEAGGALLLGPWVSFPWLAARLAEAAGLEPLPDPEENLKAALAKAEPKLLFDRLMFPTPHGRLEYEWVVEGSGILGPDTPAWGFLHNGLWRLDYTPYLAPGRSPVTLLVGERDGTSYPYAEEVAERLKAPIRVIPGAGHYPWIDQPEAFGVAFREALEGLLVPWGV, from the coding sequence ATGCGGGAAGAAATCGGGTACATCCCCGTAGGGGAAGCGGAGCTCTACGTGGAGGACGTGGGGGACGAGCATGCCCCGGCCATCCTCGTCCTCCACGGCGGGCCCGGGGGCAACGCCTATGCCCTCAGGGAGGGGCTTCAGGACTACCTGGAGGGCTTTCGGGTCATCTACTTTGACCAGCGGGGTTCGGGGCGGAGCCTGGAGCTTCCCCAGGATCCCCGGCTCTTCACCCTGGATGCCCTGGTGGAGGACACCCTGGCCCTGGCCGAGGCCTTGGGGGTGGAGCGGTTCCACCTCCTGGCCCACGGCTTTGGCGCCCTGGTGGCCCTGGAGCTTCTGCGCCGCTACCCCGAGGCCGGGGGGGCCCTCCTGTTGGGGCCCTGGGTGAGCTTCCCTTGGCTTGCTGCCCGGCTGGCCGAGGCGGCGGGGCTTGAGCCCCTTCCCGACCCCGAGGAGAACCTGAAGGCCGCCCTGGCCAAGGCCGAGCCCAAGCTCCTCTTTGACCGCCTCATGTTTCCCACCCCCCATGGCCGCCTGGAGTACGAGTGGGTGGTGGAGGGCTCCGGCATCCTGGGGCCGGACACCCCGGCCTGGGGCTTCCTGCACAACGGCCTTTGGCGCTTGGACTACACCCCCTACCTTGCCCCGGGCCGCAGCCCGGTGACCTTGCTGGTGGGGGAGAGGGACGGCACCAGCTACCCCTACGCGGAGGAGGTGGCGGAGCGCCTCAAAGCCCCCATCCGGGTGATCCCCGGGGCCGGGCACTACCCCTGGATCGACCAGCCGGAGGCCTTTGGCGTGGCCTTCCGGGAGGCCCTCGAGGGCCTTTTGGTGCCCTGGGGGGTGTGA
- a CDS encoding DNA-directed RNA polymerase subunit beta, giving the protein MEIKRFGRIREVIPLPPLTEIQVESYKRALQADVPPDKREDVGIQAAFKETFPVEEGDKGKGGMVLDFLEYRIGEPPFSQDECREKDLTYQAPLYARLQLIHKDTGLIKEDEVFLGHIPLMTEDGSFIINGADRVIVSQIHRSPGVYFTPDPARPGRYVASIIPLPKRGPWIDLEVESNGTVSMKVNKRKFPLILLLRVLGYDAETLNRELGAYGELVQGLLDEAVLAMRPEEALVRLFTLLRPGDPPKKDKALAYLFGLLADPKRYDLGEAGRYKAEEKLGVRLSGRTLVRFEDGEFKDEIFLPTLRYLFALTAGAPGHEADDIDHLGNRRIRTVGELMADQFRVGLSRLARGVRERMVMGSADTLTPAKLVNNRPLEAAIREFFSRSQLSQFKDETNPLSSLRHKRRISALGPGGLTRERAGFDVRDVHRTHYGRICPVETPEGANIGLITSLAAYARVDGLGFIRTPYRRVRGGVVTDEVVYMTATEEDRYTIAQANTPLEGDRIATDRVVARRRGEPVIVGPEEVEFMDVSPKQVFSVNTNLIPFLEHDDANRALMGSNMQTQAVPLIRAQAPVVMTGLEERVVRDSLAAVYAEGDGEVVAVDGRRIAVRYEDGRLVEYALRRFVRSNQGTALDQRPRVTVGQRVRKGDLLADGPASEEGFLALGQNVLVAIMPFDGYNFEDAIVISEELLKRDFYTSIHIERYEIEARDTKLGPERITRDIPHLSEAALRDLDEEGVVRIGAEVKPGDILVGRTSFKGEQEPSPEERLLRSIFGDKARDVKDTSLRVPPGEGGIVVGTLRLRRGDPGVELKPGVREVVRVYVAQKRKLQVGDKLANRHGNKGVVAKILPVEDMPHLPDGTPVDIILNPLGVPSRMNLGQILETHLGLAGFFLGQRYISPVFDGATEPEVKALLAEAFDLYFGKRKEEGFGVDKRELEVLARAEKLGLVSPGKSPEEQLKELFLQGKVVLYDGRSGEPIEGPIVVGQMFIMKLYHMVEDKMHARSTGPYSLITQQPLGGKAQFGGQRFGEMEVWALEAYGAAHTLQEMLTLKSDDIEGRNAAYEAIIKGEDVPEPSVPESFRVLVKELQALALDVQTLDERDNPVDIFEGLASKR; this is encoded by the coding sequence CCAGGCCCCCCTCTATGCCCGCCTCCAGCTCATCCACAAGGACACGGGGCTCATCAAGGAGGACGAGGTCTTCCTGGGCCACATCCCCCTCATGACCGAGGACGGCTCCTTCATCATCAACGGGGCCGACCGGGTGATCGTCTCCCAGATCCACCGCTCCCCGGGGGTCTACTTCACCCCGGACCCCGCCCGGCCCGGGCGTTACGTGGCCAGCATCATCCCCCTGCCCAAGCGGGGGCCCTGGATTGACCTGGAGGTGGAGTCAAACGGCACCGTTTCCATGAAGGTCAACAAGCGCAAGTTCCCCCTGATCCTCCTCCTCCGGGTCCTGGGCTACGATGCCGAAACCCTGAACCGGGAGCTTGGGGCCTATGGGGAGCTGGTGCAGGGGCTTCTGGACGAGGCGGTGCTGGCCATGCGCCCGGAGGAGGCCTTGGTGCGCCTCTTCACCCTGCTCCGCCCCGGGGATCCCCCCAAGAAGGACAAGGCCCTGGCCTACCTCTTCGGCCTCCTCGCCGACCCCAAGCGCTACGACCTGGGGGAGGCGGGGCGGTACAAGGCGGAGGAGAAGCTGGGCGTGAGGCTTTCCGGCCGCACCCTGGTGCGCTTTGAGGACGGGGAGTTCAAGGACGAGATCTTCCTGCCCACCTTGCGCTACCTCTTCGCCCTCACCGCTGGAGCGCCGGGCCACGAGGCGGACGACATCGACCACCTGGGCAACCGCCGCATCCGCACCGTGGGGGAGCTCATGGCCGACCAGTTCCGGGTGGGCCTAAGCCGCCTGGCCCGGGGGGTGCGGGAGAGGATGGTGATGGGGTCCGCCGACACCCTGACCCCGGCCAAGCTGGTGAACAACCGCCCCCTGGAGGCGGCCATCCGTGAGTTCTTCAGCCGGAGCCAGCTTTCCCAGTTCAAGGACGAGACCAACCCCCTCTCCTCCCTGCGCCATAAGCGGCGGATCTCCGCCTTGGGCCCTGGGGGCCTTACCCGGGAGCGGGCGGGCTTTGACGTGCGGGACGTTCACCGCACCCACTATGGCCGCATCTGCCCCGTGGAGACCCCGGAAGGGGCCAACATCGGCCTCATCACCTCCTTGGCCGCCTATGCCCGGGTGGACGGGCTGGGCTTCATCCGCACCCCCTACCGCCGGGTGAGGGGTGGGGTGGTCACCGACGAGGTGGTCTACATGACCGCCACCGAGGAGGACCGGTACACCATCGCCCAGGCCAACACCCCCTTGGAGGGGGACCGGATCGCCACCGACCGGGTGGTGGCAAGGCGGCGGGGGGAGCCGGTGATCGTGGGCCCGGAGGAGGTGGAGTTCATGGACGTCTCCCCCAAGCAGGTCTTCTCCGTGAACACCAACCTCATCCCCTTCCTGGAGCACGACGACGCCAACCGGGCCCTGATGGGATCCAACATGCAGACCCAGGCGGTGCCCCTCATCCGGGCCCAGGCCCCGGTGGTGATGACGGGCCTCGAGGAGCGGGTGGTGCGGGACTCCCTGGCCGCGGTCTACGCCGAGGGGGACGGGGAGGTGGTGGCGGTGGATGGCCGCCGCATCGCCGTGCGCTACGAGGACGGCCGCCTGGTGGAGTACGCCCTGCGCCGCTTTGTGCGCTCCAACCAGGGCACCGCCCTGGACCAGCGCCCCCGGGTGACCGTGGGCCAGAGGGTGAGGAAGGGGGACCTCCTGGCGGATGGCCCCGCCTCCGAGGAGGGCTTCTTGGCCCTGGGGCAGAACGTCCTGGTGGCCATCATGCCCTTTGATGGCTACAACTTTGAGGACGCCATCGTCATCAGCGAGGAGCTCTTAAAGCGGGATTTCTACACCTCCATCCACATCGAGCGCTACGAGATCGAGGCCCGGGACACCAAGCTGGGCCCGGAGCGGATCACCCGGGACATCCCCCACCTCTCCGAGGCCGCCCTAAGGGATCTGGACGAGGAGGGGGTGGTGCGCATCGGGGCCGAGGTGAAGCCGGGGGATATCCTGGTGGGCCGCACCAGCTTCAAGGGGGAGCAGGAGCCTTCCCCGGAGGAGCGCCTCCTGCGCTCCATCTTCGGGGATAAGGCCCGGGACGTGAAGGACACCTCCTTGAGGGTTCCCCCGGGCGAGGGGGGCATCGTGGTGGGCACCCTGCGCCTGAGGCGGGGCGACCCCGGGGTGGAGCTGAAGCCCGGGGTGCGGGAGGTGGTGCGGGTCTACGTGGCGCAAAAGCGCAAGCTCCAGGTGGGGGACAAGCTGGCCAACCGCCACGGGAACAAGGGGGTGGTGGCCAAGATCCTCCCCGTGGAGGACATGCCCCACCTGCCGGATGGCACCCCGGTGGACATCATCCTGAACCCCTTGGGGGTGCCCAGCCGGATGAACCTGGGCCAGATCCTGGAGACCCACCTGGGCCTGGCGGGCTTCTTCCTGGGCCAGCGCTACATCTCCCCGGTCTTTGACGGGGCCACGGAGCCCGAGGTCAAGGCCCTTTTGGCCGAGGCCTTTGACCTTTACTTCGGCAAGCGGAAGGAGGAGGGCTTCGGGGTGGACAAGCGGGAGCTGGAGGTCCTGGCCCGGGCGGAGAAGCTGGGCCTGGTGAGCCCCGGCAAGAGCCCCGAGGAGCAGCTTAAGGAGCTTTTCCTCCAGGGCAAGGTGGTCCTTTACGACGGCCGCTCCGGGGAGCCCATTGAGGGCCCCATCGTGGTGGGGCAGATGTTCATCATGAAGCTCTACCACATGGTGGAGGACAAGATGCACGCCCGCTCCACCGGCCCCTACTCCCTCATCACCCAGCAGCCCCTTGGGGGTAAGGCCCAGTTCGGCGGCCAGCGCTTTGGGGAGATGGAGGTGTGGGCCCTCGAGGCCTACGGGGCCGCCCACACCCTGCAGGAGATGCTCACCCTCAAGTCCGACGACATCGAGGGCCGCAACGCCGCCTACGAGGCCATCATCAAGGGGGAGGACGTGCCCGAGCCCAGCGTGCCCGAGTCCTTCCGGGTTCTGGTGAAGGAGCTTCAGGCCTTGGCCTTGGATGTGCAGACCCTGGACGAGCGGGACAACCCCGTGGACATCTTCGAGGGCTTGGCCTCCAAGCGGTAG
- the rpoC gene encoding DNA-directed RNA polymerase subunit beta' has product MKKEVRKVRIALASPEKIRSWSYGEVEKPETINYRTLKPERDGLFDERIFGPTKDYECACGKYKRQRFEGKVCERCGVEVTKSIVRRYRMGHIELATPAAHIWFVKDVPSKIGTLLDLSATELEQVLYFSKYIVLDPKGAVLDGVPVQKRQLLTDEEYRELRYGKQETYPLPPGVDALVKDGEEVVKGQELAPGVTSRMDGIALYRFPRRVRVDYLRKERAGLRLPLSAWVEKEAYRPGEVLAELPEPYLFRAEEEGVVELRELAEGHLLYLRQEEAVVARYFLPVGLTPLVVQGEIVEKGQPLAEGQGLVRMPRHMSAKEVEVEEEGDTVYLTFFLEWTEPKDYAVAPHMNVVVPEGARVQAGEKVVAAIDPEEEVIAEAEGVVHLHEPASIVVMKARLYPFEDDVEVSTGDRVAPGDTLADGGKVKSEIYGRVEVDLVRNAVRVVESYDIDARMGAEAIQALLKELDLEKLEAELLEEMKHPSRARRAKARKRLEVVRAFLDSGNRSEWMVLEAVPVLPPDLRPMVQVDGGRFATSDLNDLYRRLINRNNRLKKLLAQGAPEIIIRNEKRMLQEAVDAVIDNGRRGAPVTNPGSERPLRSLTDILSGKQGRFRQNLLGKRVDYSGRSVIVVGPQLKLHQCGLPKRMALELFKPFLLKKMEEKGIAPNVKAARRMLERQRDIKDEVWDALEEVIHGKVVLLNRAPTLHRLGIQAFQPVLVEGQSIQLHPLVCEAFNADFDGDQMAVHVPLSSFAQAEARVQMLSAHNLLSPASGEPLAKPSRDIILGLYYITQVRREKKGAGREFATPEEALAAYERGEVALNAPIRVAGKETSVGRLKFVFSSPDEALLAVAHGYLDLQDVVTVRYLGRRLETSPGRVLFARIVGEAVGDEKVAQELLQMDVPQEKNSLKDLVYQSFLRLGIEKTAKLLDALKYYGFTLSTTSGITIGIDDAVIPAEKQKYLEEADRKLRQIEQAYEMGFLTDRERYDQVIQLWTETTEKVTQAVFKNFEENYPFNPLYVMAQSGARGNPQQIRQLCGMRGLMQKPSGETFEVPVRSSFREGLTVLEYFISSHGARKGGADTALRTADSGYLTRKLVDVAHEIVVREADCGTTNFISVPLFQPDEVTRSLRLRKRSDIESGLYGRVLAREVEVLGERLEEGRYLTLEDVGLLIKAAEAGEIKEVPVRSPLTCQTRYGVCQKCYGYDLSMARPVSIGEAVGVVAAESIGEPGTQLTMRTFHTGGVAVGTDITQGLPRVIELFEARRPKAKAVISEIDGVVRIEETEEKLSVFVESEGFSKEYKLPKDARLVVKDGDYVEAGQPLTRGAVDPHQLLEAKGPEAVERYLVDEIQKVYRAQGVKLHDKHIEIVVRQMLKYVEVTDPGDSRLLEGQILEKWDVEALNERLIAEGKTPVAWKPLLMGVTKSALSTKSWLSAASFQNTTHVLTEAAIAGKKDELIGLKENVILGRLIPAGTGSDFVRFTQVVDQKTLKAIEEARKEAVEAKEKEPALRRPARREQPGKQA; this is encoded by the coding sequence ATGAAAAAGGAAGTTCGCAAGGTCCGCATCGCCCTGGCCTCTCCGGAAAAGATCCGCTCCTGGAGCTACGGGGAGGTGGAGAAGCCCGAAACCATCAACTACCGCACCCTGAAGCCAGAGCGGGATGGGCTTTTCGACGAGCGCATCTTCGGCCCCACCAAGGACTACGAGTGCGCCTGCGGCAAGTACAAGCGCCAGCGCTTTGAGGGGAAGGTGTGCGAGCGCTGCGGGGTGGAGGTCACCAAGAGCATCGTGCGCCGCTACCGCATGGGGCACATTGAGCTGGCCACCCCCGCGGCCCACATCTGGTTCGTGAAGGATGTGCCCTCCAAGATCGGCACCCTCTTGGACCTCTCCGCCACCGAGTTGGAGCAGGTCCTCTACTTCAGCAAGTACATCGTCTTAGACCCCAAGGGGGCGGTGCTGGATGGGGTGCCGGTGCAGAAGCGCCAGCTCCTCACCGACGAGGAGTACCGGGAGCTCCGCTACGGCAAGCAGGAGACCTACCCCCTGCCCCCCGGGGTGGATGCCCTGGTCAAGGACGGGGAGGAGGTGGTGAAGGGGCAGGAGCTGGCCCCCGGGGTGACAAGCCGCATGGACGGGATCGCCCTCTACCGCTTCCCCCGGCGGGTGCGGGTGGACTACCTGCGCAAGGAGCGGGCGGGCCTCCGCCTTCCCCTTTCCGCCTGGGTGGAAAAGGAGGCGTACAGGCCGGGGGAGGTCCTGGCGGAGCTTCCCGAGCCCTACCTCTTCCGGGCGGAGGAGGAGGGGGTGGTGGAGCTTAGGGAGCTTGCAGAAGGCCACCTCCTCTACCTGCGCCAGGAGGAGGCGGTGGTGGCCCGCTACTTCCTGCCCGTGGGGCTTACCCCCTTGGTGGTCCAGGGGGAGATCGTGGAGAAGGGCCAGCCCCTGGCGGAGGGCCAGGGCCTCGTGCGCATGCCCCGCCACATGAGCGCCAAAGAGGTGGAGGTGGAGGAGGAGGGGGATACCGTTTACCTCACCTTCTTCCTGGAGTGGACGGAGCCCAAGGACTATGCGGTGGCTCCCCACATGAACGTGGTGGTGCCCGAGGGGGCCCGTGTCCAGGCGGGGGAGAAGGTGGTGGCGGCCATTGACCCCGAGGAGGAGGTGATCGCCGAGGCCGAGGGGGTGGTCCACCTGCACGAGCCCGCCAGCATCGTGGTGATGAAGGCCCGCCTCTACCCCTTTGAGGACGACGTGGAGGTTTCCACCGGGGACCGGGTGGCCCCGGGGGATACCCTGGCGGACGGGGGCAAGGTCAAGAGCGAGATCTACGGCCGGGTGGAGGTGGACCTGGTCCGGAATGCGGTGCGGGTGGTGGAGTCCTACGACATTGACGCCCGCATGGGGGCCGAGGCCATCCAGGCCCTCCTGAAGGAGCTGGACCTGGAGAAGCTGGAGGCGGAGCTCCTGGAGGAGATGAAGCACCCCTCCCGGGCCCGGCGGGCCAAGGCCAGGAAGCGCCTCGAGGTGGTGCGGGCCTTCCTGGACTCCGGCAACCGCTCGGAGTGGATGGTCCTCGAGGCGGTGCCCGTGCTGCCCCCCGACCTCCGGCCCATGGTGCAGGTGGACGGGGGCCGCTTCGCCACCAGCGACCTCAACGACCTCTACCGCCGCCTCATCAACCGCAACAACCGCCTGAAGAAGCTCCTCGCCCAGGGGGCCCCGGAGATCATCATCCGCAACGAGAAGCGCATGCTCCAGGAGGCGGTGGATGCGGTGATCGACAACGGCCGCCGCGGGGCGCCCGTCACCAACCCGGGTTCCGAGCGGCCCCTGAGGAGCCTCACCGACATCCTCTCCGGCAAGCAGGGCCGCTTCCGGCAGAACCTCTTGGGCAAGCGGGTGGACTACTCGGGGCGGAGCGTGATCGTGGTGGGGCCCCAGCTCAAGCTCCACCAGTGCGGCCTGCCCAAGCGCATGGCCCTGGAGCTCTTCAAGCCCTTCCTCCTCAAGAAGATGGAGGAGAAGGGCATCGCCCCCAACGTGAAGGCGGCCCGCAGGATGCTGGAAAGGCAGCGGGACATCAAGGACGAGGTCTGGGACGCCCTGGAGGAGGTGATCCACGGCAAGGTGGTCCTCCTGAACCGGGCCCCCACCCTGCACCGCCTGGGGATCCAGGCCTTCCAGCCGGTCTTGGTGGAGGGGCAGTCCATCCAGCTCCACCCCCTGGTGTGCGAGGCCTTCAACGCCGACTTTGACGGGGACCAGATGGCGGTGCACGTGCCCCTTTCCTCCTTTGCCCAGGCGGAGGCCCGCGTCCAGATGCTCTCCGCCCACAACCTCCTCTCCCCCGCCTCCGGGGAACCCTTGGCCAAGCCCAGCCGGGACATCATCCTGGGGCTTTACTACATCACCCAGGTGCGCCGGGAGAAGAAGGGCGCAGGCCGGGAGTTCGCCACGCCGGAAGAGGCCCTGGCCGCCTACGAGCGGGGCGAGGTGGCCTTGAACGCGCCCATAAGGGTGGCGGGGAAGGAGACCAGCGTGGGCCGCCTCAAGTTCGTCTTCTCCAGCCCCGACGAGGCCCTTTTGGCGGTGGCCCACGGGTACCTGGACCTCCAGGACGTGGTCACGGTGCGCTACCTGGGCCGGCGCCTGGAGACGAGCCCGGGGCGGGTGCTCTTCGCCCGCATCGTGGGGGAGGCGGTGGGGGACGAGAAGGTGGCCCAGGAGCTTCTCCAGATGGACGTGCCCCAGGAGAAGAACTCCCTCAAGGACCTGGTCTACCAGTCCTTCCTGCGCCTGGGCATTGAAAAAACGGCCAAGCTGCTGGACGCCCTCAAGTACTACGGCTTCACCCTCTCCACCACCAGCGGGATCACCATCGGCATTGACGACGCCGTGATCCCGGCGGAGAAGCAGAAGTACCTGGAAGAGGCCGACCGCAAGCTCCGCCAGATTGAGCAAGCCTACGAGATGGGCTTCCTCACCGACCGGGAGCGGTACGACCAGGTGATCCAGCTCTGGACCGAGACCACGGAGAAGGTCACCCAGGCGGTCTTCAAGAACTTTGAAGAGAACTACCCCTTCAACCCCCTCTACGTGATGGCCCAGTCCGGGGCCCGGGGTAACCCCCAGCAGATCCGCCAGCTTTGCGGCATGCGCGGCCTCATGCAAAAGCCCTCGGGGGAGACCTTCGAGGTGCCCGTGCGCTCCTCCTTCCGGGAGGGCCTCACCGTCTTGGAGTACTTCATCAGCAGCCACGGGGCCCGCAAGGGTGGGGCGGACACCGCCCTCCGCACCGCCGACTCCGGCTACCTCACCCGGAAGCTGGTGGACGTGGCCCACGAGATCGTGGTGCGGGAGGCGGACTGCGGCACCACCAACTTCATCTCCGTTCCCCTCTTCCAGCCCGACGAGGTCACCCGCTCCTTGCGCCTGAGGAAGCGTTCCGACATCGAGTCTGGGCTTTATGGCCGGGTGCTGGCCCGGGAGGTGGAGGTGCTGGGGGAGCGCCTCGAGGAGGGGCGCTACCTCACCCTGGAGGACGTGGGGCTCCTCATCAAGGCGGCGGAGGCGGGGGAGATCAAGGAGGTGCCCGTGCGCAGCCCCCTCACCTGCCAGACCCGCTACGGGGTGTGCCAGAAGTGCTACGGCTACGACCTCTCCATGGCCCGCCCCGTGTCCATCGGCGAGGCGGTGGGGGTGGTGGCGGCGGAGTCCATCGGCGAGCCCGGCACCCAGCTCACCATGCGCACCTTCCACACGGGCGGCGTGGCGGTGGGCACCGACATCACCCAGGGTCTGCCCCGGGTCATCGAGCTCTTTGAGGCCCGCAGGCCCAAGGCCAAGGCGGTCATCTCCGAGATCGACGGGGTGGTGCGCATCGAGGAAACCGAGGAGAAGCTCTCCGTCTTCGTGGAGTCCGAGGGCTTCTCCAAGGAGTACAAGCTTCCCAAGGACGCCCGCTTGGTGGTGAAGGATGGGGATTATGTGGAGGCGGGCCAGCCCCTGACCCGCGGGGCCGTGGATCCCCATCAGCTTCTGGAGGCCAAGGGTCCCGAGGCGGTGGAGCGCTACCTGGTGGACGAGATCCAGAAGGTCTACCGGGCCCAGGGGGTGAAGCTCCATGACAAGCACATTGAGATCGTGGTGCGGCAGATGCTCAAGTACGTGGAGGTCACCGACCCCGGGGATAGCCGCCTTTTGGAGGGCCAGATCCTGGAGAAGTGGGACGTGGAGGCCCTGAACGAGCGGCTCATCGCCGAGGGCAAGACCCCCGTGGCCTGGAAGCCCCTCCTCATGGGGGTGACCAAGAGCGCCCTTTCCACCAAGAGCTGGCTTTCCGCCGCCAGCTTCCAGAACACCACCCACGTGCTCACCGAGGCGGCCATCGCCGGCAAGAAGGACGAGCTCATCGGCCTCAAGGAAAACGTCATCCTGGGGCGCCTCATTCCCGCGGGCACGGGGAGCGATTTCGTCCGCTTCACCCAGGTGGTGGACCAAAAGACCCTCAAGGCCATCGAGGAGGCCAGGAAGGAGGCGGTGGAGGCCAAGGAAAAGGAACCCGCCCTGCGCCGCCCTGCCCGTCGGGAACAGCCCGGGAAACAGGCCTAA
- a CDS encoding fuculose-1-phosphate aldolase has protein sequence MLARIYTAFRQVGEDLFQQRLVSATAGNFSVRTKEGFLITKSGVQKGRLTPEDLVEVPLVGPFPEGASVESVVHREVYLRTAAQAIVHAHPRVAVALSLHLDLLVPLDLEGQYHLKEVPVLSPKTVSATEEAALAVAEALRERPVCLLRGHGAFAIGLKERPEEALLQAYSLLTTLEESAEILFYHRLWGKG, from the coding sequence ATGCTGGCGCGGATCTATACCGCCTTCCGCCAGGTGGGGGAGGACCTCTTCCAGCAAAGGCTCGTCTCCGCCACCGCGGGGAACTTCTCCGTGCGCACCAAGGAGGGTTTCCTCATCACCAAAAGCGGGGTGCAGAAGGGGAGGCTTACCCCGGAGGACCTGGTGGAGGTGCCCCTCGTGGGCCCCTTTCCCGAAGGGGCCAGCGTGGAAAGCGTCGTCCACCGGGAGGTCTACCTAAGGACCGCGGCCCAGGCCATCGTCCACGCCCATCCCCGGGTGGCGGTGGCCCTTTCCCTGCACCTGGACCTCCTGGTTCCCCTGGACCTCGAGGGCCAGTACCACCTGAAGGAGGTGCCGGTGCTTTCCCCCAAGACGGTTTCCGCCACGGAGGAGGCGGCCTTGGCCGTGGCCGAGGCCCTTAGGGAGAGGCCGGTTTGCCTTTTGCGGGGGCATGGGGCCTTCGCCATTGGACTCAAGGAGCGGCCAGAGGAGGCCCTTTTGCAGGCCTACAGCCTCCTCACCACCCTGGAGGAGAGCGCGGAGATCCTCTTCTACCACCGCCTTTGGGGGAAGGGATGA